One window of the Leishmania panamensis strain MHOM/PA/94/PSC-1 chromosome 12 sequence genome contains the following:
- a CDS encoding hypothetical protein (TriTrypDB/GeneDB-style sysID: LpmP.12.0920) produces the protein MQLQADLTQRTDSVNAIQRNFERLSAMHHAEQRELRRLRLLEKAQRGAEVNNNEATIRQLESAVADMRCKALEEQATGAQLEAKLQAAKSSCELQHDITGLITLHAAGFREVLQAEAAAFLQFHAFAIAERAAIDARHEALRQQLLCSDVAQLVADHHAQIVPYLVPGGVTDSHRLLETSAQASTATIVELVHPWLCEVAEATRQYVAAAQVADQQRALTEAEIQRNREELKHTLGEMLHLRLRAIEEEEQTGRSALLFGALQVRAVAEGTFDVVRLLRATAEAAATVAHSSWEVTAALHARRVSDWCDAADARLVDLCNAVEISMAEKSRECDGWRQKAAQELLLGERKRLQDLHESQVQAMRDDWTRQKSAAQRTHEMQLAQVRTDLEGRIKVAEERRVTAERQTGTSEAALIQVKRDHAAEVQSVETYWRSAISDAVGDCEQRWMKMCEEYQERQQACARAMLQLLLDHVCTRGHCVCQEEEARADVCRTHWKNRTQQLQSEQAATVQRCVTAAVLLERVRRHVQDEDANRAVLCTSAAADWTALVSREAVHKAEAHHVLSMRAAADRLEGVRAEAAERDDKWRQRLDALEADVGQAKEERLGAVVAAREAQAALQATQRDFTVYRSSVTAAARCIEVAESATESACCCPLCLELYSQPVACVPCGHIYCSSCLLRHPRNSELSSLTSSFTSAGGASTGENSAVGARAELEVAQWLRKRFTPRTCLFCPECASATVSTVVELQALGELTAKYDYKKRGIAVLLAELR, from the coding sequence atgcagctgcaggctgATCTCACACAGCGAACAGACAGCGTGAATGCAATTCAACGAAACTTTGAGCGACTGAGCGCGATGCACCACGCTGAGCAGCGCGAGCTTCGGCGCTTGCGCTTGTTGGAAAAAGCGCAACGTGGGGCTGAGGTCAACAACAACGAAGCCACGATCCGGCAACTGGAGAGCGCTGTTGCAGATATGCGGTGCAAGGCGCTGGAAGAGCAGGCCACGGGCGCTCAGCTagaggcgaagctgcaggcggcgaaGTCGTCGTGCGAACTTCAACACGACATCACCGGACTCATCACGTTACACGCGGCTGGCTTTCGAGAGGTTctgcaggcggaggcggcggccttTTTGCAGTTTCACGCGTTTGCTATCGCTGAGCGTGCCGCCATCGATGCTCGGCATGAAgcgctgcgtcagcagcTACTTTGCAGCGATGTCGCGCAGTTAGTGGCCGATCACCACGCGCAGATTGTGCCCTATTTGGTTCCAGGTGGTGTTACTGACAGCCACCGGCTGCTGGAGACATCAGCGCAGGCGTCGACTGCCACCATAGTGGAGCTGGTGCACCCGTGGCTTTGTgaggtggcagaggcgaCGCGCCAGTatgtcgccgctgcacaaGTAGCTGATCAGCAACGCGCGCTCACCGAGGCCGAAATCCAGCGCAATCgagaggagctgaagcaTACTCTTGGAGAGATGCTCCACCTGCGACTGCGTGCgatagaggaggaggagcagacaGGGCGAAgtgcgcttctcttcggtgcgctgcaggtgcgcgccGTTGCTGAGGGGACCTTTGATGTGGTACGTCTGCTGAGGGCGacagctgaagcagcggcaacggtggcCCATTCCTCGTGggaggtgacggcggctCTGCACGCGCGTCGCGTTTCGGACTGGTGTGATGCGGCGGACGCACGACTCGTCGACTTGTGCAATGCCGTTGAGATTTCGATGGCCGAGAAGTCGAGAGAGTGCGACGGGTGGCGGCAGAAGGCTGCACAGGAGCTTCTGCTGGGAGAACGTAAGCGTCTCCAAGACCTGCATGAGTCGCAGGTGCAGGCCATGCGCGACGACTGGACGAGGCAAAAGAGTGCTGCACAGCGGACGCATGAAATGCAACTCGCACAAGTGCGAACTGATCTCGAGGGCCGCATAAAAGTCGCCGAGGAACGTCGCGTTACAGCGGAGAGGCAGACTGGCACCAGCGAGGCCGCTCTCATTCAAGTGAAGCGCGACCACGCTGCGGAAGTGCAGTCAGTTGAGACATACTGGCGGTCTGCCATCTCCGACGCAGTGGGCGATTGTGAGCAGCGTTGGATGAAGATGTGTGAAGAGTATCAGGAGCGGCAACAGGCCTGTGCCAGGGCTATGCTGCAACTTCTACTTGATCATGTGTGCACCCGTGGCCACTGCGTGTgccaggaggaggaagcacgCGCAGATGTCTGTCGCACGCACTGGAAGAATCGAACACAGCAGCTTCAGAGCGAACAGGCTGCTACGGTGCAGCGTTGTGTGacggctgcggtgctgcttgaGCGTGTGCGGCGTCATGTGCAGGATGAAGATGCAAATCGTGCTGTGTTGTGTacatccgctgctgcggattGGACGGCACTCGTcagcagagaggcagtgcATAAGGCGGAGGCTCATCACGTCCTATCCatgcgcgctgcagccgacAGACTGGAGGGTGTGCGCGCGGAGGCCGCTGAGAGAGATGAtaagtggcggcagcgcctcgaTGCACTCGAAGCGGACGTTGGACAAGCAAAAGAAGAGCGCTTAGGTGCTGTTGTGGCTGCGCGGGAGGCACAGGCCGCGCTGCAGGCCACTCAGCGAGACTTCACTGTGTACAGGTCTAGCGTcacggctgcggcgcgctgcaTCGAGGTGGCTGAGAGCGCCACTGAGAGCGCCTGTTGCTGTCCCCTATGCCTGGAGCTATATTCCCAGCCCGTTGCCTGTGTGCCGTGCGGGCACATTTACTGCTCAAGCTGCCTCTTGCGACACCCACGGAATAGCGAGTTGTCGAGTCTCACTTCGTCATTTACCTCTGCTGGGGGTGCCTCAACCGGTGAAAATAGCGCGGTTGGCGCGAGGGCTGAGCTGGAGGTGGCCCAGTGGTTACGCAAGAGGTTCACCCCACGCACCTGTCTCTTCTGCCCTGAGTGTGCGTCGGCGACAGTGTCGACTGTGGTGGAACTGCAGGCCCTTGGTGAGCTCACAGCGAAGTATGACTATAAGAAACGAGGTATCGCGGTGCTCTTGGCTGAGCTGCGGTGA